A stretch of Saccharomyces cerevisiae S288C chromosome IV, complete sequence DNA encodes these proteins:
- the DBF4 gene encoding protein serine/threonine kinase activating protein DBF4 (Regulatory subunit of Cdc7p-Dbf4p kinase complex; required for Cdc7p kinase activity and initiation of DNA replication; phosphorylates the Mcm2-7 family of proteins; cell cycle regulated; relative distribution to the nucleus increases upon DNA replication stress; co-expression of human CDC7 and DBF4 complements single cdc7 or dbf4 null mutations or the cdc7 dbf4 double null mutation) — MVSPTKMIIRSPLKETDTNLKHNNGIAASTTAAGHLNVFSNDNNCNNNNTTESFPKKRSLERLELQQQQHLHEKKRARIERARSIEGAVQVSKGTGLKNVEPRVTPKELLEWQTNWKKIMKRDSRIYFDITDDVEMNTYNKSKMDKRRDLLKRGFLTLGAQITQFFDTTVTIVITRRSVENIYLLKDTDILSRAKKNYMKVWSYEKAARFLKNLDVDLDHLSKTKSASLAAPTLSNLLHNEKLYGPTDRDPRTKRDDIHYFKYPHVYLYDLWQTWAPIITLEWKPQELTNLDELPYPILKIGSFGRCPFIGDRNYDESSYKRVVKRYSRDKANKKYALQLRALFQYHADTLLNTSSVNDQTKNLIFIPHTCNDSTKSFKKWMQEKAKNFEKTELKKTDDSAVQDVRNEHADQTDEKNSILLNETETKEPPLKEEKENKQSIAEESNKYPQRKELAATPKLNHPVLATFARQETEEVPDDLCTLKTKSRQAFEIKASGAHQSNDVATSFGNGLGPTRASVMSKNMKSLSRLMVDRKLGVKQTNGNNKNYTATIATTAETSKENRHRLDFNALKKDEAPSKETGKDSAVHLETNRKPQNFPKVATKSVSADSKVHNDIKITTTESPTASKKSTSTNVTLHFNAQTAQTAQPVKKETVKNSGYCENCRVKYESLEQHIVSEKHLSFAENDLNFEAIDSLIENLRFQI; from the coding sequence atggttTCTCCaacgaaaatgataataagGTCTCCGTTAAAGGAAACAGATACCAACTTGAAACATAATAATGGAATTGCCGcatcaacaacagcagcGGGCCACTTGAATGTGTTTTCTAACGACAATAATTgcaacaataacaataccACTGAATCCTTTCCGAAGAAAAGATCTCTTGAGCGCCTCGAGCTccaacagcagcagcatttgcatgaaaagaaaagggcCAGAATAGAAAGGGCCAGGTCTATTGAAGGCGCTGTCCAAGTCAGCAAAGGTACGGGTCTGAAAAATGTCGAGCCAAGGGTTACGCCTAAGGAATTGCTGGAATGGCAAAcaaattggaaaaagataatgaaaagagaTTCTCGCATTTACTTTGACATTACTGATGATGTAGAGATGAATACATATAATAAGTCCAAGATGGACAAACGCAGagatttattgaaaagaggGTTTCTTACATTGGGTGCGCAAATAactcaattttttgacacTACTGTCACAATAGTTATCACAAGAAGGTCTGTTGAGaacatatatttactaAAAGATACCGACATTTTATCGAGagctaaaaaaaactacATGAAAGTTTGGAGTTACGAAAAGGCTGCCAGatttctgaaaaatctTGATGTTGATTTGGATCATTTGAGCAAGACTAAATCTGCTTCTTTAGCTGCGCCCACATTGTCCAATCTTCTAcacaatgaaaaattatatgGACCAACGGATAGAGACCCCAGAACTAAAAGAGACGATATTCACTACTTTAAATATCCTCATGTATACCTTTATGACCTATGGCAAACTTGGGCCCCCATAATAACTTTGGAATGGAAACCTCAAGAACTAACAAACTTAGACGAACTACCTTACccaatattgaaaataggTTCATTCGGAAGATGCCCTTTTATAGGGGATAGGAATTATGACGAAAGTTCTTATAAGCGCGTAGTAAAGAGATACTCGAGAGACaaagcaaacaaaaaatatgcaCTGCAACTTCGTGCTCTATTTCAATATCATGCCGACACCTTACTGAATACGTCATCAGTTAATGATCAAACGAAAAACCTAATATTCATACCTCACACATGCAACGATTCTACCAAGAgcttcaaaaaatggatgcaagaaaaggcaaaaaattttgagaagACCGAGTTAAAGAAGACGGATGATAGCGCAGTTCAAGATGTTCGTAATGAACATGCTGACCAAAccgatgaaaaaaatagtatattattaaatgaaactgaaacCAAAGAGCCTCCgttgaaagaagaaaaagaaaataaacaatCTATAGCAGAAGAATCGAATAAGTACCCACAGCGAAAAGAGCTGGCTGCCACACCAAAACTAAACCATCCAGTATTAGCTACTTTTGCAAGGCAAGAAACTGAAGAAGTGCCGGATGATTTGTGcactttgaaaacaaaGTCACGTCAGGCATTTGAAATCAAAGCAAGTGGTGCACATCAATCTAATGATGTGGCAACCTCTTTTGGCAATGGTTTGGGCCCAACAAGAGCAAGCGTCATGAGTAAGAACATGAAGTCATTAAGTAGACTAATGGTTGATAGAAAGCTGGGAGTAAAGCAGACAAATGgaaataacaaaaattaTACAGCCACTATAGCAACTACTGCTGAAACatcaaaggaaaatagaCACAGATTAGATTTTAatgctttgaaaaaagacgaaGCCCCTTCGAAAGAGACGGGCAAAGATAGTGCTGTACACTTAGAAACTAATAGAAAGCCCCAGAATTTCCCTAAGGTAGCTACCAAATCAGTCTCCGCAGACTCCAAAGTTCATAATGACATCAAGATAACAACCACAGAATCTCCAACAGCATCGAAGAAATCAACTTCCACAAACGTCACCTTACATTTTAACGCACAGACAGCACAGACAGCACAGCCGGTGAAGAAAGAAACGGTAAAAAATTCCGGATACTGTGAAAATTGTCGTGTAAAATACGAATCTTTAGAACAACACATAGTTTCTGAGAAGCATTTGTCTTTCGCTGAAAACGATTTAAATTTTGAGGCTATTGACTCGTTAATTGAAAATCTcagatttcaaatataG
- the CDC34 gene encoding SCF E2 ubiquitin-protein ligase catalytic subunit CDC34 (Ubiquitin-conjugating enzyme (E2); catalytic subunit of SCF ubiquitin-protein ligase complex (together with Skp1p, Rbx1p, Cdc53p, and an F-box protein) that regulates cell cycle progression by targeting key substrates for degradation; protein abundance increases in response to DNA replication stress; human CDC34 functionally complements the thermosensitivity of the cdc34-2 mutant), with amino-acid sequence MSSRKSTASSLLLRQYRELTDPKKAIPSFHIELEDDSNIFTWNIGVMVLNEDSIYHGGFFKAQMRFPEDFPFSPPQFRFTPAIYHPNVYRDGRLCISILHQSGDPMTDEPDAETWSPVQTVESVLISIVSLLEDPNINSPANVDAAVDYRKNPEQYKQRVKMEVERSKQDIPKGFIMPTSESAYISQSKLDEPESNKDMADNFWYDSDLDDDENGSVILQDDDYDDGNNHIPFEDDDVYNYNDNDDDDERIEFEDDDDDDDDSIDNDSVMDRKQPHKAEDESEDVEDVERVSKKI; translated from the coding sequence ATGAGTAGTCGCAAAAGCACCGCTTCTAGCTTACTGTTACGGCAATATAGAGAACTTACTGATCCTAAGAAAGCTATTCCCTCATTTCATATAGAACTAGAGGATgattcaaatattttcacTTGGAACATAGGTGTTATGGTGCTAAATGAGGATTCCATTTATCATGGAGGGTTTTTCAAAGCTCAAATGAGATTTCCGGAAGACTTTCCCTTTTCTCCACCACAGTTTCGATTTACGCCGGCTATCTACCATCCAAACGTTTACAGGGATGGCAGGCTTTGTATTTCTATTTTACATCAAAGTGGGGATCCTATGACCGACGAACCTGATGCTGAAACGTGGTCCCCCGTGCAGACCGTGGAAAGTGTGTTGATCTCTATAGTATCTCTATTAGAGGACCCCAATATCAACTCGCCAGCAAATGTCGATGCCGCTGTTGATTACAGAAAGAACCCTGAACAATACAAGCAAAGAGTCAAAATGGAAGTGGAAAGATCGAAACAAGATATCCCTAAAGGTTTCATAATGCCCACTTCTGAATCGGCGTACATATCTCAAAGTAAACTAGATGAACCAGAATCGAATAAGGATATGGCGGATAATTTTTGGTATGATAGTGATTTGGACGACGATGAGAACGGGTCCGTCATTTTACAAGACGACGACTACGACGATGGAAACAACCATATCCCctttgaagatgatgacgtTTACAACTATAACGACAACGACGACGATGACGAAAGAATCGAATTcgaagatgatgacgatgatgacgacgatAGTATAGATAACGACAGCGTCATGGATAGGAAACAACCCCACAAGGCTGAAGATGAAAGTGAAGATGTGGAGGATGTAGAAAGagtttcaaagaaaatataa